The genomic stretch TCATATCGTCGATGTCGGGTGCTTTATTCCAAAAGGGAGTGTGATTGACGGCGAAGCCTTTAAACGGGGAAGCTCCATTTATATGCCGGACCGAAAAATCTCCATGCTCCCCACCCATCTGGCGGAAAATCTTTGCAGCTTGAAAGCCGGTGAGATTAGACCGGCCATCAGTACAATGATAAAACTGACTCCTGCTGCGGATATCATTGATTATGAAATCATCCCCAGTCTGGTTAAGGTCAAGCACCAACTTTCCTATTACGATGTGAACCTGCTGGCTGAGGAAGACAAGGCCATTGTTATTCTGCGTAAAATTGCCGCCAAATATCGTGAAAGCAGGCTGTCATCAGGAGCGATTCACATCTCACTTCCGGATATCAATGTGTGGATCGACGAGGATGATTTAATCACTGTGAACAAAATTAATAGAGAAAGCCCGGGCCGGATGCTGGTTTCGGAGCTGATGATCATGGGAAACTGGCTCTCCGCCAAGTTTCTGGCAGACCGAAAAATCCCAGCGATCTTCAGAAGTCAGCCGGATCCAAGGGAGCGTTTATACAAGGGGGAAGAGGGAACTCTGTTCCAAAATTACATGCAGCGCCGGTATTTAAGTCGATTTATATTGAACACTGAACCCAAACGGCATTCAGGACTTGGACTCGACTGTTATGTCACCGCCACATCACCGATCCGGAAATATTTTGACCTGGTCACCCAGAGGCAGTTGCGATCCGCCCTTGGTATGGAAGACGCTTACACCGGTGAAGAAATAGATAAAATCACCATGTCTCTCCAGCAGCTCATGAGCAACGTCTCACGAATCCAGCAACGCCGCAACCGATACTGGATTTTGAAATATCTTGAAAATAAAATCGGCCAAAAAGAAGAGGCCATTGTGCTCTACCAGCGCAGAGACAGATACCAGATTCTTCTCCCGGAGTATATGCTAGAATGCGATCTGTCTGCTCCCGGCAGTATTGTTTTAAAGCCTAAAGATGTGATCCGAGTGACCTTGCAGCATGTCAATGCCAGGAAAAACTCATTTTCCGTATACATGGGATAAACAGACTTACAATGACACTTGTCGCTAGCCATAATGCGTCTTTTAAAACTTGTTTTTTGAGTTATGACGTAAATGTTCCGAGTTACGAGTTGCGGGTTGAAAATCTTGATGAATATTCCGATTAATAACACGAAACGCGCAACTCGTAACCCGAAACAATATCACTTGACGTACACATAGAATCTGCCGCCGAATAAAGTCAGTAAGCAGCAGAGTTGGCACAATGGCAACACTTTACAACGAGTCGCCAAATTCGCTGTGGGATTCAGCTTATATTAAGTTCACCATTTCAGGAGCATAGTTGTGACCACTCCAGAAATAAAAACAAATAAATATACCACCATTGCCCGTCTGTTTAAGCTGATCAGCAATATTTCCGAAGAACAGCTGTTGATTTTGGTAAAAGAGTTACTCAAAGACCGTTTTACGGCTCATTTGTTCAGGCTTATTGTTGAAATGACCGATGACCAGCAGTTAAAACTGATCAAGCAATTGGAGGAAGTGTCTGCAAAGTCGGGCAATCCGGATAAAAGAAGTCAAAAGAGAAAACCTTGCCTGATCAGTGTCGATTACATGGTGGGAAATCGTAAATTCAAAAGCTTTATGCTCGATATCAGCACTTTTGGCGTATTCATTGAAACCAAAAACCTTTTTCCGGTGGGGAAAGAAATCATCATGTCTTTTACCTTGAGTAACCATCAAAAACCCTTTAAGCTCACTGGTGAAATTATCTGGAGCGGCTCCCAGGGGATCGGGGCAAAATTTAAATATTTAAACCAGCACCAGTTTGATATCATTAAATCCTATTCGGAAAAGATGGATGAAATATATGAAATAAACAGTTAAGGATAATTTGATGCGCGTATTATT from Thermodesulfobacteriota bacterium encodes the following:
- a CDS encoding RNB domain-containing ribonuclease, coding for MEYIDQQKILCAVVLEVRNQRLRLLTENNREVNLSANRLSHKCKTQIDLSSGRNRMVQSLKEIADLRKELINHVDIKGLWEVLNTEQEWIDVATMTEFCFPDNPSCDHESAVIRAFFNNRLYFKFNPDSFFPNTQEQVTRIAAREKENARKKQLITQGAAWIKRVLNGRFTKPLSDIEAEFADILKSAYLWEKESNHYEIGKVMLAKAGIYDLSRVFQILQKIEVFHKDENIDLYRYNIRTTFPDQVIKAASDLTERKTDSPQNDFSHTKRIDLTELSLMTIDGQATVDFDDALSIEDRGDHYRLGIHIVDVGCFIPKGSVIDGEAFKRGSSIYMPDRKISMLPTHLAENLCSLKAGEIRPAISTMIKLTPAADIIDYEIIPSLVKVKHQLSYYDVNLLAEEDKAIVILRKIAAKYRESRLSSGAIHISLPDINVWIDEDDLITVNKINRESPGRMLVSELMIMGNWLSAKFLADRKIPAIFRSQPDPRERLYKGEEGTLFQNYMQRRYLSRFILNTEPKRHSGLGLDCYVTATSPIRKYFDLVTQRQLRSALGMEDAYTGEEIDKITMSLQQLMSNVSRIQQRRNRYWILKYLENKIGQKEEAIVLYQRRDRYQILLPEYMLECDLSAPGSIVLKPKDVIRVTLQHVNARKNSFSVYMG
- a CDS encoding PilZ domain-containing protein; translated protein: MTTPEIKTNKYTTIARLFKLISNISEEQLLILVKELLKDRFTAHLFRLIVEMTDDQQLKLIKQLEEVSAKSGNPDKRSQKRKPCLISVDYMVGNRKFKSFMLDISTFGVFIETKNLFPVGKEIIMSFTLSNHQKPFKLTGEIIWSGSQGIGAKFKYLNQHQFDIIKSYSEKMDEIYEINS